A part of Lacibacter sp. H407 genomic DNA contains:
- a CDS encoding glycoside hydrolase family 2 TIM barrel-domain containing protein has translation MVQPVFAQLVDKTPAAVPVAPTIFNREPYEDPYVSGINRDQSRVTAYSFATVADALTNDRTKSGRYISLNGDWDFSFALKPADAPKDFYKSKVSGWKKINVPSSWEMQGYDKPIYKSAVYPFRPVNPPHVPQDYNGVGCYQKTFTVPANWKNMNITLHFGGVSSAYKLWINGKFAGYAEDSFLPSEFNITPYLQDGENVISVWVIRWSDGSFLEDQDQWRMSGIHREVYLHAEPSLRIADFFYQTKLDKDYKDALLSIRPRIENLTGKDMPGYVLKAQVYDANNQPVLQQPLSKKTDEIINEIHPRLDRVKFGLMETSISNPKKWSPEEPNLYKLVLTLEDSTGKVLEVKTCKLGFRSIEFRKSDSKLLINGKLTYLYGVNRPDHHPTRGKALTREDILQDIKTIKQFNFNCVRLSHYPSDPYLLDLCDEFGLMVIDEANLETHGLGGKLSHDAAWAGAYVERISRMALRDKNHPSIIMWSLGNEAGSGPNHAAMAAWIKDFDMTRPLHYEPAMGSPKEEGYIDPSDSRYLKSNDHSHRIQNPLDQYYVDVISRMYPSDYTAPLLVNQNNGDHRPVFFCEYAHAMGNSAGNLKEFWDQWRSIPRVIGGAIWEFKDQGLEKTDSAGVKFYAYGGDYGERYFDNFTIKGIVNADGKPKGVMYECKRLFQPIQVEWADSSKGIIRIINRSEVKNVNAYTAFIVVKEDGKIISNQQIGGIDVSPATTVEFPVSKWLPKTKATSEYHVELKFVLQKAEAWAPAGFEIASNQLVLKPAKQVKQLLTSDTLEVLRTHYEIVVRGKDFKMRFQQMHHPGGISSFTYQGQDYVANSLVPKFSRPLTDNDSRGWKPHRKMRQWYEYELKHMGTFVKDVTKNQVQIESSFYLINDSVHVTIKYTILSNAVLKVDYFLTVKPGLPNIPKIGMQMGINRRYEQIEWFGRGPFENYIDKNYGADVGIYNLPINDFMENYVVPQENGNRTDVRWMYLHNQKSKDGLLVVADSLLSMSAWPYTEENIQNAKHTNKLKDAGFITLNIDLIQMGVGGNDSWSEVAAPLEHYQIKPKAYYQYSFYLVPFNAKKKSAGERAKEIKF, from the coding sequence GTGGTTCAACCTGTATTTGCACAGTTAGTTGATAAAACACCGGCTGCTGTTCCTGTTGCGCCAACAATTTTTAATAGAGAACCGTACGAAGATCCTTATGTGAGCGGAATTAATCGGGATCAATCAAGAGTAACTGCTTATTCGTTTGCGACTGTTGCAGATGCATTAACGAATGACAGAACAAAAAGCGGTCGTTATATTTCGTTGAACGGTGATTGGGATTTTTCCTTTGCATTAAAACCAGCTGATGCACCTAAAGATTTCTATAAAAGTAAAGTGAGTGGATGGAAGAAGATCAATGTTCCATCGAGTTGGGAAATGCAGGGTTATGATAAACCTATTTACAAAAGTGCAGTATATCCTTTCCGTCCTGTGAACCCGCCGCATGTGCCACAGGATTATAACGGCGTTGGTTGTTATCAAAAAACATTTACTGTTCCTGCCAACTGGAAGAATATGAACATCACGCTGCATTTCGGTGGTGTAAGTTCAGCTTATAAATTATGGATCAACGGAAAGTTTGCCGGTTATGCAGAAGATAGTTTTCTGCCAAGTGAATTCAACATCACGCCATACTTACAGGATGGAGAAAATGTAATTTCTGTCTGGGTGATCCGTTGGAGTGATGGTAGCTTTTTAGAAGACCAGGATCAGTGGCGCATGAGTGGTATACATCGTGAAGTGTATTTACATGCAGAACCTTCGTTGCGTATTGCAGATTTCTTTTATCAGACAAAACTTGATAAAGATTATAAAGATGCGTTGTTGAGTATTCGCCCACGTATTGAAAACTTAACCGGTAAGGATATGCCGGGTTATGTGTTGAAGGCCCAGGTGTACGATGCAAACAATCAACCTGTATTGCAACAGCCGCTTTCGAAAAAGACAGATGAGATCATCAATGAAATTCATCCACGGTTAGATCGTGTAAAGTTTGGACTGATGGAAACAAGCATCAGCAATCCAAAAAAATGGAGCCCCGAAGAACCGAACTTATATAAACTTGTGTTGACATTAGAAGACAGCACGGGTAAAGTACTCGAAGTAAAAACCTGCAAACTTGGCTTTCGTTCTATCGAATTCCGCAAGAGCGATAGCAAGTTACTCATCAATGGAAAACTAACTTATTTGTATGGAGTTAATCGTCCCGATCATCATCCGACAAGAGGAAAGGCTTTGACAAGAGAAGATATTCTGCAAGACATCAAAACAATCAAACAATTCAATTTTAATTGTGTTCGTCTCAGTCATTATCCAAGCGATCCGTATTTGTTAGACTTATGTGATGAGTTCGGCCTCATGGTCATTGATGAAGCGAATTTAGAAACACATGGACTGGGTGGAAAGCTGAGTCATGATGCGGCATGGGCAGGTGCTTATGTTGAGCGTATCAGTCGCATGGCCCTGCGTGATAAAAATCATCCAAGCATTATCATGTGGAGTTTGGGTAACGAAGCAGGCAGCGGGCCTAATCATGCAGCGATGGCGGCATGGATCAAAGATTTTGATATGACGAGACCTTTGCATTACGAACCTGCCATGGGCAGCCCGAAAGAAGAAGGTTATATCGATCCGAGCGACAGCAGGTATTTAAAAAGCAATGATCATTCGCACCGCATTCAGAATCCGTTGGATCAATATTATGTAGATGTGATCAGCAGAATGTATCCATCTGATTATACAGCACCATTGCTTGTGAATCAAAACAATGGCGATCATCGACCCGTTTTCTTTTGCGAGTATGCACATGCCATGGGCAACAGTGCAGGTAATCTCAAAGAATTCTGGGATCAGTGGCGAAGCATACCAAGAGTGATTGGTGGTGCCATCTGGGAGTTTAAAGATCAAGGCTTAGAGAAAACAGATTCTGCCGGTGTGAAATTCTATGCATATGGTGGTGATTATGGTGAACGCTATTTTGACAACTTCACTATCAAAGGAATTGTAAATGCCGATGGAAAACCAAAGGGAGTGATGTACGAATGCAAACGTCTTTTTCAACCCATACAGGTTGAATGGGCTGATTCTTCAAAAGGCATTATCCGCATCATAAACAGAAGTGAAGTAAAGAATGTGAATGCATACACGGCTTTTATTGTTGTGAAAGAAGATGGAAAAATTATTTCCAATCAACAGATCGGAGGGATTGATGTTTCTCCTGCAACAACAGTTGAATTTCCAGTTTCGAAATGGTTGCCGAAAACAAAAGCAACATCTGAGTATCATGTAGAGTTGAAGTTTGTATTGCAGAAAGCAGAAGCATGGGCACCGGCGGGTTTTGAGATTGCAAGTAATCAACTAGTATTAAAGCCTGCTAAGCAGGTAAAGCAATTATTAACTTCGGATACACTCGAAGTTTTACGAACTCATTATGAAATAGTTGTTAGAGGGAAGGACTTTAAAATGCGATTTCAACAAATGCACCATCCCGGCGGCATTAGTTCTTTTACATATCAAGGACAAGATTATGTTGCCAATTCTCTTGTGCCCAAATTTTCAAGACCGCTTACCGACAATGACAGCCGAGGATGGAAGCCACACCGAAAGATGAGGCAATGGTATGAGTACGAACTTAAGCATATGGGCACTTTTGTTAAAGATGTTACCAAAAATCAAGTGCAAATCGAAAGCTCATTTTACTTGATTAATGATAGCGTTCATGTAACGATTAAGTATACAATATTGTCAAATGCGGTCCTAAAAGTTGATTACTTTCTTACAGTAAAACCCGGCCTTCCAAATATTCCCAAAATCGGTATGCAGATGGGCATCAACAGACGCTACGAACAAATCGAATGGTTCGGTCGTGGGCCATTTGAAAATTACATTGATAAAAATTATGGCGCTGATGTGGGTATTTATAATTTACCGATCAATGATTTTATGGAAAACTATGTGGTGCCGCAGGAAAATGGCAATCGTACCGATGTACGTTGGATGTACCTGCACAATCAAAAATCAAAAGATGGATTATTGGTTGTTGCCGATAGTTTACTCAGCATGAGTGCTTGGCCTTATACCGAAGAAAATATTCAGAATGCCAAGCATACCAATAAGCTGAAAGATGCAGGCTTCATCACTCTCAATATCGATCTCATTCAAATGGGCGTTGGTGGTAACGATAGCTGGAGCGAAGTAGCTGCACCATTGGAACACTACCAGATCAAACCTAAAGCTTATTATCAATACAGTTTTTATTTAGTACCGTTCAATGCAAAAAAGAAATCAGCAGGTGAAAGAGCAAAAGAAATTAAGTTTTAA
- a CDS encoding four-carbon acid sugar kinase family protein, with amino-acid sequence MERNKLNQKQNILLAFYGDDFTGSTDALEFITRAGAKAMLFIEQPTAEQLQQFPQLDVIGVAGKTRSLSPVQMKEILIPAFEQLKASGAKQVHYKVCSTFDSSPAVGSIGKAIDCGAEVFQNKLIPVLGGAPSLGRYCVFGNLFARMGIGSNGKIYRLDRHPSMSKHPVTPADESDLRLHIGKQTNRKIGLIDIAQIEQPIKQWAESITDEEVVLVDVMNEFQLIKIGEWMETLEENETLFSVGGSSVEAALGNYWNENKILNPVTAWKHPGKAESLLVISGSCSPVTAAQIEWAKANGFAEVVLDAMRIANEDTIDASIGDHVAMLLQEQKKVIVHTGAKELENLSSKKLGTALGRIAKQAVMHTNVKRVVVAGGDTSSYAARAMEIDAVEMIAPLVSGAPLCKAYSKNEKINGLEVNFKGGQVGAENYFEVLLNGEL; translated from the coding sequence TTGGAAAGAAATAAATTGAATCAAAAACAAAACATATTACTCGCTTTTTACGGTGATGATTTCACCGGTAGTACCGATGCATTGGAATTTATTACACGTGCAGGTGCAAAAGCTATGCTGTTCATTGAACAGCCAACAGCAGAACAGTTGCAACAGTTTCCGCAATTGGATGTAATTGGCGTGGCGGGCAAAACAAGATCATTATCACCTGTGCAAATGAAAGAGATATTGATCCCGGCATTTGAACAGTTGAAAGCGAGTGGCGCAAAGCAGGTGCATTATAAAGTTTGCTCAACGTTTGATTCATCACCTGCAGTTGGAAGCATTGGTAAAGCGATCGATTGTGGTGCTGAAGTGTTTCAGAATAAATTAATACCGGTGTTGGGTGGAGCTCCATCGCTCGGAAGATATTGTGTGTTTGGTAATTTGTTTGCTCGTATGGGTATTGGTAGTAATGGAAAAATTTATCGGTTGGATCGTCATCCATCGATGAGTAAACATCCTGTAACACCAGCTGATGAAAGTGATCTGCGTTTGCATATCGGTAAACAAACGAATAGGAAAATCGGATTGATTGATATTGCACAAATTGAACAACCAATAAAACAATGGGCTGAATCAATAACAGATGAAGAAGTGGTGCTGGTTGATGTAATGAACGAATTCCAATTAATAAAGATCGGAGAGTGGATGGAAACACTTGAAGAAAATGAAACATTGTTCAGCGTTGGTGGTTCAAGTGTGGAAGCGGCATTAGGTAATTACTGGAATGAAAATAAAATATTGAATCCAGTTACTGCATGGAAGCATCCGGGTAAAGCGGAGTCGCTGTTGGTGATATCAGGAAGTTGCTCACCTGTTACTGCTGCACAAATTGAATGGGCGAAGGCAAATGGTTTTGCTGAAGTGGTGCTGGATGCAATGAGAATTGCAAATGAGGATACGATTGATGCTTCAATAGGGGATCATGTAGCGATGTTATTACAGGAACAGAAGAAAGTAATTGTTCATACTGGAGCAAAAGAGCTGGAGAATCTTTCATCGAAGAAACTGGGGACTGCATTGGGCAGGATTGCAAAGCAAGCGGTGATGCACACAAATGTGAAACGTGTGGTAGTAGCCGGTGGAGATACAAGCAGTTATGCAGCAAGAGCAATGGAGATTGATGCGGTTGAAATGATTGCCCCTTTGGTGAGTGGCGCACCATTATGCAAAGCTTATTCGAAGAATGAAAAGATCAACGGACTGGAGGTGAATTTCAAAGGCGGACAAGTGGGTGCAGAGAATTACTTCGAAGTGTTATTGAATGGTGAGTTATGA
- a CDS encoding glycoside hydrolase family 88/105 protein produces MKQILVLLMLVVAFNSNAQIEYAKQMAATIMKQYKDSMVVKKYASHLEQDKLPTGDRPANWNYEIGVVLMGFERLWKMTNDQTYIDYTKHIVDHFITADGKIRTYVMDEYNSDNIPPGRQLLRLHELYKEEKYKIAAQTLRDQISIQPRNKVGGFWHKLKYPSQMWLDGLYMIEPFYAEYAVVNKQQQDFNDVINQFVWMEKYSRDAKTGLLYHGWDESKLQGWANKQTGVSPEFWSRSMGWYMMALADVLDFIPATHPRRKELISILNRLSTAIVKFQDAKSGVWWQVTDKANKEKNYLESSGTAMFVFALAKGIRMNYLPATFNAPLQKAYKGMIKEFVTTDANGQYHFIQAVAGAGLGGIPYRDGTYEYYVNEPRRDDDLKAIGPFIQACIEMDLLKKKK; encoded by the coding sequence ATGAAACAGATACTTGTTTTACTGATGCTTGTTGTTGCATTCAATTCGAATGCACAGATTGAGTACGCCAAGCAAATGGCTGCTACGATCATGAAGCAATACAAAGATTCAATGGTGGTGAAAAAATATGCCAGTCATTTGGAACAGGATAAATTACCTACGGGTGATCGTCCTGCGAACTGGAATTATGAAATAGGCGTTGTGCTGATGGGCTTTGAACGTTTGTGGAAGATGACGAATGATCAAACCTATATCGATTATACCAAACACATCGTTGATCATTTTATTACTGCAGATGGAAAGATCCGTACGTATGTAATGGATGAATACAACAGTGATAATATTCCTCCGGGCAGACAACTATTGCGATTACATGAATTATATAAAGAAGAGAAATACAAAATTGCTGCACAAACATTGCGTGACCAGATCAGTATTCAGCCACGTAACAAAGTGGGTGGCTTCTGGCATAAGTTGAAATACCCTTCACAAATGTGGTTGGATGGTTTATATATGATCGAACCTTTTTATGCAGAGTATGCGGTTGTGAATAAACAACAACAGGATTTCAACGATGTCATCAACCAGTTTGTGTGGATGGAAAAATACAGTCGTGATGCAAAGACAGGATTGTTATATCATGGTTGGGATGAAAGCAAACTGCAAGGCTGGGCAAATAAACAAACAGGTGTATCGCCTGAGTTCTGGAGCCGCAGCATGGGTTGGTATATGATGGCTTTGGCGGATGTGCTCGATTTTATTCCTGCTACTCATCCAAGACGAAAAGAATTGATCTCTATTTTGAATCGTCTTTCAACTGCTATTGTAAAATTCCAGGATGCAAAGAGTGGTGTGTGGTGGCAGGTAACTGATAAAGCGAATAAAGAAAAGAATTATCTCGAATCATCGGGTACGGCCATGTTTGTATTTGCATTGGCAAAAGGCATTCGTATGAATTATCTGCCTGCAACATTCAATGCGCCTTTACAAAAAGCATACAAGGGCATGATCAAAGAATTTGTAACAACAGATGCAAATGGTCAGTATCATTTTATACAGGCTGTGGCAGGTGCAGGTTTAGGTGGCATACCTTATCGTGATGGTACGTATGAATATTATGTGAACGAACCGAGAAGAGATGATGATCTGAAAGCGATCGGGCCGTTTATCCAGGCATGTATTGAAATGGATCTGTTGAAAAAGAAAAAGTAA
- a CDS encoding ribulose-bisphosphate carboxylase large subunit family protein, which produces MERITATYFIETPYAPEKAAAVLAGEQSSGTFVAVPGETEELKQRFAARVESVEVLETVNEPAIPGATSKDGKYHRAIVKVSWSIENFGTNLPVMVSTLQGNLYEITQFTGLKLMDIELPASFGEKFKGPAFGIEGCRTLTGVQDRPLIGTIIKPSIGLSVEQTASMVKTLAEAGIDFVKDDELLSSSANSNFNDRVDAVMNVINAHADKTGKKVMYAFNLSGEVDEMLKRYEKIVNSGGTCAMISINSVGLAGAKKIMDQRQLAIHAHRNGWGMMTRHPLLGIDYKAYQKIWRLAGADQMHVNGIQNKFWESDDSVVASIEACLTKMFDHKTVVPVVSSGQWGGQAFETYRRTKTVDLLYMAGGGIMAHPMGAAAGVVALQQAWKAAVDGSTLEDAAKQYKEFAAAVEKFGKK; this is translated from the coding sequence ATGGAACGGATAACAGCAACATATTTTATTGAAACGCCGTATGCACCGGAGAAGGCTGCAGCGGTGTTGGCAGGTGAACAATCATCAGGAACATTTGTAGCGGTGCCCGGTGAAACAGAAGAACTCAAACAACGTTTTGCAGCAAGAGTGGAATCGGTTGAGGTATTGGAAACAGTAAATGAACCAGCCATTCCCGGTGCAACAAGTAAGGATGGCAAGTATCACCGTGCTATTGTGAAAGTATCGTGGAGTATTGAAAATTTTGGAACCAATCTGCCGGTGATGGTTTCAACATTGCAGGGAAATTTATACGAGATCACCCAGTTCACAGGTTTGAAGTTGATGGATATTGAGCTGCCTGCGTCATTCGGAGAAAAGTTCAAAGGTCCTGCATTTGGTATTGAAGGTTGCAGAACATTAACAGGAGTGCAGGATCGACCGTTGATCGGTACGATCATCAAGCCATCGATTGGATTGTCAGTTGAACAAACTGCATCGATGGTGAAAACATTAGCGGAAGCAGGAATTGATTTTGTAAAAGATGATGAACTGCTTTCGTCATCTGCCAATTCAAATTTTAATGATCGTGTTGATGCAGTGATGAATGTCATTAATGCACATGCAGATAAAACAGGTAAGAAAGTAATGTATGCATTCAACCTGAGTGGTGAAGTAGATGAAATGCTGAAACGTTATGAGAAGATCGTTAACAGTGGCGGTACCTGTGCTATGATCAGCATTAACAGTGTTGGGTTGGCAGGTGCAAAAAAAATTATGGATCAACGTCAGCTGGCAATTCATGCTCACCGTAATGGTTGGGGAATGATGACAAGACATCCGTTGCTGGGGATTGATTATAAAGCCTATCAAAAAATATGGCGATTGGCAGGTGCAGATCAAATGCATGTGAACGGGATACAAAATAAATTCTGGGAGAGTGACGATAGTGTGGTGGCTTCAATTGAAGCATGCTTAACAAAAATGTTCGATCATAAAACTGTCGTGCCGGTTGTATCATCAGGACAGTGGGGTGGACAGGCATTTGAAACATACAGAAGAACAAAAACAGTTGATCTGTTATACATGGCCGGTGGTGGTATTATGGCGCACCCGATGGGAGCAGCGGCAGGCGTAGTGGCTTTGCAGCAGGCATGGAAAGCGGCTGTTGATGGATCAACATTGGAAGATGCAGCGAAACAGTATAAAGAGTTTGCAGCAGCTGTTGAAAAATTTGGAAAGAAATAA
- a CDS encoding bile acid:sodium symporter family protein codes for MKNSGKLFLLLSGIAAVVLLVGIAMQNAALYKPFAIGTAVCLAIGLGSVPSLKGYQYTAWIIAAVVAGMVFPEAFKNWGGVNLRDKTLILVIIQLVMFGMGTHMSLKDFSGLASTGKGVLVGLFCHFSIMPLMGLLLTKVFQFEPEIAAGIILIGSCSSGLASNVMVYLAKANLVLSVIVTAMATLVAPLLTPLLMKTLAGTLIEIKFLDMMMEIIKIVLVPIGAALLHDFLKRASSTQKKKVNIITIFSALWIAVIIFFLQKNISDAGLLQSITLSGFFAGAVIAGVLYHWLWVKFPKLDSIMPLISMFGIIYFTTVTTAAGRENLMKVGVLLFIASVIHNAAGYFFGYWLSRLFGMDKNSSRTIAFEVGLQNGGMASGIAGSMGKLGTVGLAAAVFSPWMNISGSLLANYWRRRPVEPQ; via the coding sequence ATGAAAAATTCAGGTAAACTTTTTTTACTGTTAAGTGGCATTGCTGCAGTTGTGTTGCTCGTTGGCATTGCAATGCAGAATGCAGCTTTGTATAAACCTTTTGCAATTGGAACAGCAGTTTGTTTAGCAATCGGCTTGGGTTCAGTGCCCTCGTTAAAAGGTTATCAGTATACCGCATGGATCATTGCGGCTGTTGTTGCAGGTATGGTTTTTCCGGAAGCATTTAAAAACTGGGGAGGCGTAAACCTTCGGGATAAAACATTGATCCTTGTCATTATTCAACTCGTGATGTTCGGCATGGGAACGCATATGAGTTTAAAAGACTTCAGTGGATTGGCATCAACAGGTAAAGGTGTATTGGTTGGATTGTTTTGTCATTTCTCCATTATGCCTTTGATGGGCTTGCTGCTCACGAAAGTTTTTCAATTTGAACCGGAGATCGCTGCCGGAATTATTTTGATCGGCAGTTGTAGCAGCGGGTTGGCAAGTAATGTAATGGTATACCTGGCAAAAGCAAACCTTGTCTTGAGTGTTATTGTAACAGCAATGGCAACATTAGTAGCGCCGTTGCTAACACCATTACTGATGAAAACGTTAGCAGGTACATTGATCGAAATAAAATTTTTAGACATGATGATGGAGATCATCAAGATCGTATTGGTGCCGATCGGCGCAGCGTTGTTGCATGATTTTCTGAAACGGGCTTCGTCAACGCAGAAAAAGAAAGTAAACATCATTACTATTTTTTCTGCTCTATGGATTGCTGTGATTATTTTCTTCTTACAAAAGAATATCAGTGATGCGGGGTTGTTACAAAGTATAACTCTCTCAGGATTTTTCGCAGGTGCTGTTATTGCCGGTGTGTTGTATCATTGGCTATGGGTAAAGTTTCCAAAGCTTGATAGCATTATGCCATTAATCTCGATGTTTGGTATTATTTATTTTACAACGGTAACAACTGCAGCAGGAAGAGAAAATTTGATGAAAGTGGGTGTGTTGTTATTTATTGCATCGGTTATTCATAATGCAGCCGGTTACTTTTTTGGTTACTGGCTGAGTCGTTTGTTTGGGATGGACAAAAATTCAAGTCGCACCATTGCCTTTGAAGTAGGTTTGCAAAACGGTGGAATGGCAAGTGGTATTGCAGGCAGCATGGGTAAGTTGGGAACAGTTGGCTTGGCAGCGGCGGTGTTTAGTCCGTGGATGAATATCAGCGGAAGTTTATTAGCTAACTATTGGAGAAGAAGACCCGTTGAACCACAATGA
- a CDS encoding aspartate/glutamate racemase family protein, with translation MSQKTLGLVHTSATLVPVFADLCKKYLPNVKVFNIVDDSLIKNTIARNELTPDTSKRVVNYAASAQEAGADFILFTCSSIGPAVETAATLTGVPVLRVDQPMADKAVATGKKIGVVATLSTTLNPTSDLVRRRAAVAGKEIELKAVLCEGAFEALMSGDAATHDKKVGDALKQLANEVDVIVLAQASMARVVDTLTEAEKKVPILASPPIAMEYLATIIK, from the coding sequence ATGTCACAAAAAACTTTAGGATTGGTTCACACATCGGCAACGTTAGTGCCTGTGTTTGCAGACTTGTGTAAAAAATATTTACCGAATGTAAAAGTATTCAACATTGTTGACGATAGTTTGATCAAGAATACCATTGCACGTAATGAACTAACTCCAGATACTTCGAAACGGGTAGTGAACTATGCAGCATCGGCACAGGAAGCAGGCGCTGATTTTATTTTGTTTACCTGTTCATCAATAGGGCCTGCAGTTGAAACAGCAGCAACATTAACAGGTGTGCCCGTGTTGCGGGTAGATCAACCAATGGCCGACAAAGCTGTTGCAACAGGAAAGAAGATCGGCGTAGTAGCAACACTATCAACGACATTAAATCCCACAAGCGATTTGGTGAGAAGAAGAGCGGCTGTTGCAGGAAAAGAAATTGAATTGAAAGCTGTTTTATGTGAAGGCGCATTTGAAGCATTGATGAGCGGCGATGCAGCAACACACGATAAAAAAGTAGGAGATGCTTTAAAACAATTAGCCAATGAAGTAGATGTGATCGTATTGGCGCAGGCAAGCATGGCAAGAGTAGTGGATACATTAACCGAAGCAGAAAAGAAAGTGCCGATATTGGCGAGTCCGCCAATTGCAATGGAATACTTAGCAACAATTATAAAATAA